One segment of Sulfobacillus thermosulfidooxidans DSM 9293 DNA contains the following:
- a CDS encoding aldehyde dehydrogenase family protein, producing MAEVWIDGQRVPVAKAYPVYHKYRHQVIDMAGEADDTAIALAVESATRARTKPLSVHERYRILEKAADLLQERHEEFATLICQEAGKPLKDARTEVSRGQQTLRYAAVAARTLHGEEVPVRGNPGSENRLAFTVRKPYGTMLAITPFNFPLNLVLHKVAPAIAGGNAVILKPAPQTPLTAMKLAELMADAGLPPGWLNVLTGSGPELGQKLVSHPGIQLISFTGSQKVGQEIRAHAGLKPVLLELGNNSANIVHEDADMDLAAKTLAARAFGYAGQVCIAVQRIYVQRNIFEPFQERLIAASKALVVGDPEDPRTDVGPMITEDAANRAWAWYEDALQQGAQALLPAEKQGALVTPTILVNVAPSMQVMAEEVFAPLAGLVPYDTIDEAIAWANESRYGLQAGVFTRSLSIAIKCAQELEVGGVIINDSSSYRADNMPYGGIKDSGLGREGPEYAILEMTYPTVVVLNL from the coding sequence ATGGCAGAGGTATGGATTGATGGGCAACGAGTGCCTGTCGCAAAAGCATACCCGGTCTATCACAAATATCGCCATCAGGTCATCGATATGGCGGGAGAAGCGGATGATACGGCGATTGCATTAGCAGTCGAAAGTGCCACGCGAGCGAGAACTAAACCCCTTAGCGTGCACGAACGCTACCGTATTTTAGAGAAGGCGGCCGATCTTTTGCAAGAGCGGCACGAAGAGTTTGCCACATTGATTTGTCAAGAAGCGGGGAAACCATTAAAAGATGCACGCACGGAAGTTAGCCGAGGGCAACAGACACTCCGTTATGCGGCCGTGGCTGCGAGAACCTTACATGGTGAAGAAGTTCCGGTGCGCGGTAATCCGGGATCGGAGAATCGGTTAGCCTTCACCGTACGAAAACCCTATGGCACTATGTTGGCCATTACGCCGTTTAATTTTCCTCTCAACCTCGTATTACATAAAGTGGCTCCCGCCATTGCTGGTGGAAATGCTGTCATTTTAAAGCCGGCTCCACAAACGCCTTTGACGGCTATGAAATTAGCAGAACTCATGGCGGATGCGGGATTACCTCCGGGTTGGCTCAATGTGCTTACCGGATCGGGCCCTGAATTAGGACAAAAGCTTGTGTCTCATCCCGGCATCCAACTGATTAGCTTTACGGGCTCACAAAAAGTGGGCCAAGAAATCCGAGCCCATGCAGGACTCAAACCTGTCCTCTTAGAACTGGGCAACAACTCGGCCAATATTGTGCACGAAGATGCAGACATGGACTTGGCGGCTAAGACCCTCGCTGCCCGCGCCTTCGGATATGCTGGACAAGTGTGTATAGCCGTTCAGCGCATCTATGTTCAGCGCAACATTTTTGAACCGTTTCAAGAACGCTTGATTGCGGCATCGAAGGCTTTGGTCGTTGGCGATCCCGAAGATCCCCGTACGGACGTAGGACCTATGATTACCGAAGATGCCGCAAACCGGGCTTGGGCCTGGTATGAAGATGCCTTACAACAAGGGGCTCAAGCTCTTTTGCCCGCAGAAAAACAAGGCGCTTTGGTGACTCCGACGATATTAGTCAACGTGGCTCCTTCTATGCAGGTTATGGCGGAAGAAGTGTTTGCGCCGCTCGCAGGCTTAGTTCCCTATGACACCATCGATGAAGCGATTGCTTGGGCGAATGAGAGTCGTTATGGCTTACAAGCGGGAGTATTTACCCGCTCTTTATCCATTGCCATAAAGTGTGCTCAAGAACTCGAAGTAGGAGGCGTCATCATCAATGATTCCTCCTCCTACCGAGCCGATAATATGCCATATGGCGGAATTAAAGATTCGGGACTGGGACGGGAAGGGCCCGAATATGCGATTTTGGAAATGACCTATCCTACCGTCGTGGTGCTAAACTTATAG
- a CDS encoding pyridoxal phosphate-dependent aminotransferase produces MYWAQPDNLPTSGIREILDIALQMSGAIRLETGEPNFPPDPAVIDAFYEAARAGHNRYTSSWGILPLREALADKIRSVNHVIRSPEEILVTPGGSPGLFLAFLGTLGAGDQVLVPNPGWPDYLGGIRALHLDPIFYPLPAPQFWPDLSVLEELVTPRTRAIVVNFPGNPAGSIPPRTVIEALVEFAHTHDLWIISDEVYDQIVYTDTVLSPAQLAPERTISVYSFSKTYAMTGWRLGYVALPWPYSESLNRIAMGLWSSVAEPLQYAGLTALKTGSPGITTRLEHYRRRRDLALNLLNSYQIPCHRPDGAFYLLVDISRTGMRSRDFALQLLEQEKVAVAPGSAFGSMTDHYVRISLASSEEDLTQGLTILAQVLQNPISLAPRR; encoded by the coding sequence GTGTACTGGGCCCAACCAGACAATCTGCCAACTTCAGGAATCCGAGAAATCCTCGATATCGCTTTGCAAATGTCCGGGGCCATCCGCTTAGAAACCGGAGAACCCAATTTTCCTCCCGATCCGGCCGTTATCGACGCATTTTACGAAGCGGCCCGTGCTGGACACAATCGTTACACATCGTCATGGGGTATTCTGCCGTTACGGGAAGCGCTGGCGGACAAAATTCGCTCGGTGAATCATGTAATCCGATCACCCGAGGAAATTCTGGTCACCCCGGGAGGAAGTCCCGGTCTCTTTTTAGCCTTTCTTGGCACGCTCGGTGCTGGGGATCAGGTTCTGGTGCCCAACCCGGGCTGGCCGGATTATTTAGGCGGGATTCGTGCACTACATCTTGATCCGATTTTTTATCCCTTACCAGCTCCCCAATTTTGGCCGGATCTCTCTGTTTTGGAAGAATTAGTCACACCAAGAACTCGCGCCATCGTGGTGAACTTTCCCGGCAATCCCGCAGGCAGCATTCCACCGCGTACGGTCATTGAAGCGCTTGTTGAGTTTGCTCACACCCATGATTTGTGGATTATCTCAGATGAGGTCTATGATCAAATCGTCTATACGGATACCGTGCTGTCTCCCGCACAACTTGCACCAGAACGCACCATCTCCGTGTATTCTTTTTCCAAAACATATGCCATGACCGGATGGCGCTTAGGATATGTCGCCCTGCCATGGCCCTATAGTGAATCGTTGAACCGTATTGCGATGGGACTATGGTCATCCGTTGCGGAGCCATTACAATATGCGGGACTCACCGCCCTAAAAACTGGTTCCCCAGGCATTACGACCCGTCTTGAACACTACCGACGTCGGCGAGATCTCGCCCTCAACTTGCTGAACTCATATCAGATTCCTTGTCACCGCCCTGATGGCGCATTTTATCTCTTGGTTGACATTTCCCGCACGGGCATGCGTTCACGAGACTTTGCACTGCAACTGCTCGAACAAGAAAAAGTTGCCGTAGCCCCAGGTTCGGCATTTGGCTCCATGACCGACCATTATGTGCGTATTTCCTTGGCCTCATCAGAAGAGGACCTGACCCAAGGATTAACGATTTTGGCTCAGGTCCTCCAAAATCCTATAAGTTTAGCACCACGACGGTAG
- a CDS encoding GtrA family protein: MSRLWQFIQFVSVGLGNAVIDLLVFNGLYWLIPTRNVDQLVVYNTLAVMAAILNSYIWNSRWTFRKNVKKHGKEALRQRVLFIVQSLINIVVNDLILWLIAPLVLQIHAIPHVMANNIAKLAAMFLASLTSFIMMKLIVFT; encoded by the coding sequence ATGAGTCGGCTATGGCAATTTATCCAATTCGTATCGGTCGGATTGGGTAATGCCGTCATCGATCTCTTAGTTTTTAATGGGTTGTATTGGCTCATTCCTACAAGGAATGTCGATCAACTCGTGGTGTATAACACCTTAGCGGTAATGGCCGCCATCCTTAACAGCTACATCTGGAACAGCCGCTGGACTTTTCGGAAGAATGTTAAAAAACATGGGAAAGAAGCACTGCGTCAGCGCGTTCTTTTTATTGTGCAATCATTAATTAATATCGTGGTCAATGATTTAATTTTGTGGTTAATTGCTCCGTTAGTATTGCAGATCCATGCCATTCCCCATGTCATGGCCAATAATATTGCTAAACTCGCTGCCATGTTTTTAGCGTCCTTAACCAGTTTTATTATGATGAAATTGATTGTGTTTACGTAA
- a CDS encoding DUF962 domain-containing protein has translation MRMHSFEEFWPYYLAQHQKSMTRLMHFIGTGTALIAILLALLTFNAWYLLLAVVMGYGFAWYGHLFIEQNRPATWRFPRYSLQADLLLFWIMLTRGFAFEDFSLPRNPLKGK, from the coding sequence ATGAGAATGCATTCATTTGAAGAGTTTTGGCCATATTATCTGGCGCAGCACCAGAAGTCTATGACGCGTCTCATGCATTTCATAGGCACGGGTACGGCCTTGATTGCGATTTTATTGGCTCTTCTAACCTTTAACGCCTGGTATTTATTGCTTGCCGTTGTCATGGGGTATGGGTTCGCCTGGTATGGCCATTTATTTATTGAACAAAATCGCCCAGCAACCTGGCGGTTTCCTCGGTATTCTCTACAAGCAGACCTGTTATTATTTTGGATTATGTTGACACGAGGCTTTGCTTTTGAAGATTTCTCCTTGCCGCGCAACCCGTTGAAAGGAAAATGA
- a CDS encoding glycosyltransferase family 4 protein — translation MRIAFVTETWRPSTDGVVTRITETVRELKRMGHELFIVAPCGGEPVFEGIPVKSVPTFSVSFVYGGKPWGIPLPRVQKFLDEFRPDVVHVVNPFVLGIAGVYAARRRQYPLVASYHTNIAQYADFYHLGFTKPAIWGLLRMLHNQAVYNLATSEAIMKEITQHGIKNARLWRRGVDLSGFHPRHRNEAMRQRLTGGHADRLIALYVGRIAKEKGLERLLSLFPGNPGVHLALVGDGPAVDYFKQRFERTPTTFVGKLLGEELASAYASADFFVFPSTTETLGLVLLEAMASGLPIVAAESGPSHELIDPSGAGRLFPSTQPYQLAQLVSELLKDRTLLADLGVKARQEAEKWGWKEPTQELEALYEAAIRHVKGHQ, via the coding sequence ATGAGAATTGCATTTGTTACAGAAACATGGCGGCCGTCCACGGATGGGGTGGTAACCCGGATTACGGAAACGGTTCGGGAACTTAAACGGATGGGACACGAGTTATTTATTGTGGCACCTTGTGGCGGAGAACCTGTCTTTGAAGGGATTCCGGTAAAATCCGTACCCACATTTTCCGTGTCTTTTGTCTATGGAGGAAAGCCTTGGGGTATTCCGTTACCCCGCGTCCAAAAATTTCTCGACGAATTTCGCCCCGATGTGGTCCATGTTGTAAATCCGTTTGTCTTAGGCATTGCAGGTGTATACGCGGCGCGCCGCCGCCAATATCCATTAGTGGCGTCGTATCATACGAATATTGCGCAATATGCTGACTTCTATCATTTGGGATTTACCAAACCGGCCATCTGGGGACTTTTGCGCATGTTACATAACCAGGCTGTGTATAATTTGGCGACATCCGAAGCCATTATGAAAGAAATTACTCAGCATGGAATTAAAAACGCGCGGCTTTGGCGACGCGGCGTGGATCTCTCAGGATTTCATCCGCGTCACCGGAACGAAGCCATGCGTCAGCGATTAACCGGTGGACATGCTGATCGGCTTATTGCGTTATACGTCGGTCGGATCGCTAAAGAAAAGGGATTAGAACGATTATTATCTTTGTTTCCGGGAAATCCCGGTGTGCATCTGGCTTTGGTCGGCGATGGACCGGCTGTCGATTATTTCAAACAGCGCTTTGAGCGGACGCCTACGACATTTGTCGGAAAACTGTTAGGGGAAGAATTGGCAAGTGCGTATGCCTCAGCAGACTTTTTTGTGTTTCCGAGTACGACGGAAACATTAGGTTTGGTGTTATTAGAAGCGATGGCTTCGGGGTTGCCCATTGTGGCCGCAGAATCTGGACCGTCGCATGAACTAATTGATCCTAGTGGGGCAGGAAGGCTATTTCCGAGTACCCAACCTTACCAATTAGCTCAATTGGTAAGCGAATTGCTAAAGGACCGGACTTTACTGGCGGATCTTGGAGTGAAGGCGCGCCAAGAAGCGGAGAAATGGGGATGGAAAGAACCTACGCAAGAACTCGAGGCGCTCTACGAGGCGGCGATTCGTCACGTAAAGGGACATCAATGA
- a CDS encoding trans-sulfuration enzyme family protein, translated as MATANQSKNQHEEWGFSTRAIHQAQTSLDQSRATTMPIYQTSTYTQVLDGTPVHYEYGRGDSPNREALEDTLTALENGQFAVVFGSGMAACDAILRHLNPGDHIIAGLDLYGGVYRLLEQVYRQHHIAVDYCTFDTDDWVTRIRPTTRLVWLETPTNPLLHVIDIERVTQKAHLHDLTVVVDNTFASPYLQNPLCLGADLVVHSMTKYIAGHSDVIGGVVIGGDARWRESLQFLRNATGPILGPFDAWLILRGVKTLALRMQQHTQNALHIVQFLKTHPRVSQLYYPEGQVAYSKQMRGGGGMISFVLKDADTTHVYEVLRKFRVFAVAESLGGVESLVSHPATMTHSAIPEEERNRRGIVPGLIRLSVGIEDVKDLIADLEHALD; from the coding sequence GTGGCGACCGCGAATCAATCTAAGAACCAGCACGAAGAATGGGGATTTAGCACTCGAGCCATTCACCAAGCGCAAACCTCTTTAGATCAATCTCGAGCGACAACAATGCCTATCTACCAAACCAGTACATATACCCAAGTGCTTGATGGAACACCTGTTCACTATGAATATGGTCGCGGCGACTCACCGAATCGGGAAGCGTTGGAAGACACCTTGACAGCTTTGGAAAACGGTCAGTTTGCTGTGGTCTTTGGCTCGGGAATGGCAGCTTGTGATGCCATTTTGCGGCACTTAAACCCGGGCGATCATATTATTGCGGGATTAGATCTCTACGGAGGAGTCTACCGGTTATTAGAACAGGTCTATCGCCAGCATCATATCGCGGTGGATTATTGTACGTTCGATACCGATGATTGGGTGACGAGGATTCGACCGACGACCCGTCTGGTGTGGTTGGAGACACCGACCAATCCCCTTTTACACGTGATCGATATTGAACGCGTAACTCAAAAGGCGCATTTGCATGATTTGACCGTGGTTGTCGATAATACCTTTGCGTCACCCTATCTGCAAAATCCGCTATGCTTAGGTGCGGACCTGGTGGTTCATTCGATGACAAAATACATCGCAGGGCACTCCGATGTCATCGGCGGCGTGGTGATTGGCGGTGATGCTCGCTGGCGCGAGTCTTTGCAGTTTCTTCGCAATGCCACAGGCCCGATTTTAGGACCTTTTGACGCCTGGCTCATTCTCCGCGGCGTGAAAACTTTAGCCTTGCGGATGCAGCAACATACGCAAAATGCTTTACACATTGTGCAGTTTCTGAAGACCCATCCTCGTGTCAGCCAGCTTTATTATCCGGAAGGACAAGTCGCCTATTCCAAACAAATGCGGGGTGGTGGTGGAATGATCTCCTTTGTGTTAAAAGATGCGGACACAACGCACGTCTACGAGGTTTTGCGGAAGTTTCGCGTGTTTGCAGTTGCTGAAAGTCTAGGCGGCGTGGAATCATTAGTCAGCCATCCCGCCACCATGACGCATAGTGCGATACCCGAAGAAGAACGAAATCGCCGCGGTATTGTGCCCGGACTGATTCGACTTTCGGTAGGTATTGAGGATGTCAAGGATCTCATTGCCGATTTAGAACACGCTCTGGATTGA
- a CDS encoding YtxH domain-containing protein gives MNDRTWDRLSGLVVGAALGVLAGILLAPSAGAETRGSIKKKTQDSLDQIQKNVRDIRESLTQKGQALFKKSVTEIPLDDNEDPHEDQGA, from the coding sequence ATGAACGATCGCACATGGGATCGGTTAAGCGGATTAGTTGTCGGAGCGGCATTAGGTGTGCTCGCAGGAATACTTTTGGCACCCAGCGCCGGTGCAGAAACTCGGGGTAGCATAAAAAAGAAAACGCAGGATTCCTTAGATCAAATTCAAAAGAATGTGCGTGATATTCGCGAATCATTAACGCAAAAAGGACAAGCTTTATTTAAAAAATCCGTAACCGAGATTCCGCTCGATGACAATGAAGATCCTCACGAGGATCAAGGTGCATGA
- a CDS encoding RecQ family ATP-dependent DNA helicase: protein MNTIGISESLHRKIEWTLHNVFHLPDFRPLQREIISHVFLNTSQLAILPTGAGKSLCYQLPSVLLPAPTVVISPLLSLMREQTKRLNELGIAAAHWSHWEQWGDADEDVLTAWAQGRLRVIFLAPERLRHPDLLRQIDRLPCSLLVVDEAHSISEWGHDFRPDYRRIKQFHRLLGQPPILALTATATPQVEDDILRQLGLSPEKCLVTRQSMDRANIFLAVEKVAGSKQQHQAVLDAIQQESGAIIIYTATRRQAEYWGRWIQQAIQEPIGIYHAGLMQKERMVVQDAFSTGRLRIVVATTAFGMGIDRSDVRGVLNIGMPESLDSYTQEWGRAGRDGQRAWARLVVTPADIKQRRRMLERERPRQQVIQQVMEIVGRWPLHRGVWWDLNSAGEMTPGEETLDFEAIAEVIVTALEDMDVVEVLAKRAHQMFVRVKKPVESWMTQALNDRLQRLYAHRTTQYEQMKAYIDASRCRREAIHQYFGQSLIASGDTPHLCCDICAHSSFSGAQRTLKTADHDGVLWEKLRAWRQQQALDENVAPYIIFSDRVLREICERRPKTWEELHQCPGMGPIKLNRYGQALIAICREVDEDNPQKASYGVRVKSAKEQAWSLFAEGLPVPEVAERVNRKPSTVIGYLEEWIIQDQSRAWRWYGESLVPPQVQQQVEECLTRDPNQTLKSLFVALKGKYPYDQLRIARALIQRSRSAPDMRR from the coding sequence ATGAACACTATTGGCATTTCCGAATCATTGCACCGAAAAATCGAATGGACCTTACATAATGTTTTTCATTTGCCCGATTTCCGACCGTTACAACGGGAGATCATCAGTCATGTGTTTTTAAACACGTCGCAACTCGCCATTTTGCCCACTGGAGCCGGTAAATCGTTGTGCTATCAACTTCCCAGTGTGCTTTTGCCCGCTCCCACCGTGGTTATCTCACCGTTATTGAGTTTAATGCGCGAACAAACTAAGCGTTTGAATGAGTTGGGTATTGCGGCGGCGCACTGGAGCCATTGGGAACAATGGGGGGATGCTGACGAGGATGTCTTGACGGCATGGGCTCAGGGACGATTGCGGGTGATTTTTCTCGCTCCGGAACGGCTCAGGCATCCGGATTTGTTGAGACAAATTGACCGTTTGCCGTGCAGCTTACTGGTTGTTGATGAAGCGCATTCGATTTCGGAATGGGGGCATGATTTTCGTCCGGATTACCGTCGGATAAAACAGTTTCACCGCTTACTGGGCCAACCTCCGATTTTGGCATTGACGGCTACCGCAACACCGCAAGTGGAAGACGATATCCTCCGCCAATTAGGATTGAGTCCGGAAAAATGCTTGGTTACGCGACAATCTATGGATCGTGCCAATATTTTCTTAGCGGTAGAAAAGGTGGCCGGGAGTAAGCAACAGCATCAGGCCGTCCTTGACGCAATTCAGCAAGAATCCGGAGCCATTATTATCTATACCGCCACCCGTAGACAAGCGGAATATTGGGGGCGGTGGATTCAGCAAGCCATTCAAGAACCGATTGGTATTTATCATGCAGGGCTTATGCAGAAGGAACGGATGGTCGTTCAGGATGCATTCTCCACGGGTCGCTTGCGTATTGTGGTGGCGACCACGGCATTTGGAATGGGAATCGACCGCAGTGATGTGCGCGGGGTGTTGAACATTGGGATGCCAGAGTCGTTAGATTCTTATACCCAAGAATGGGGACGGGCCGGACGCGATGGCCAAAGGGCTTGGGCTCGCTTGGTTGTTACGCCGGCGGACATCAAACAGCGGCGCAGAATGTTAGAACGCGAACGTCCGCGGCAGCAAGTGATTCAGCAGGTTATGGAGATTGTTGGTCGCTGGCCGTTACACCGTGGGGTGTGGTGGGATCTTAACAGCGCGGGGGAGATGACACCAGGTGAGGAGACTTTAGATTTCGAAGCGATAGCGGAGGTGATTGTGACGGCGCTGGAAGACATGGATGTGGTCGAGGTGTTAGCGAAAAGAGCGCACCAAATGTTCGTGCGCGTCAAAAAACCCGTGGAATCATGGATGACCCAGGCATTGAACGACAGACTTCAACGCTTGTATGCTCACCGAACTACCCAATATGAACAAATGAAAGCGTATATTGATGCATCCCGTTGTCGGCGTGAAGCGATTCACCAATACTTTGGTCAATCTCTGATCGCCTCTGGGGACACACCCCACCTGTGCTGTGATATTTGTGCGCACTCTTCATTTTCTGGAGCACAACGGACTTTGAAAACCGCGGACCATGATGGGGTGTTGTGGGAAAAACTTCGAGCCTGGCGCCAACAACAAGCGCTGGATGAAAATGTTGCCCCGTATATTATTTTTAGTGATCGTGTGCTGCGCGAAATCTGTGAGCGCCGACCAAAAACGTGGGAAGAATTGCACCAGTGTCCGGGCATGGGACCCATAAAATTAAATCGCTACGGTCAAGCTCTGATAGCGATTTGTCGTGAGGTCGATGAAGACAATCCTCAAAAAGCATCTTACGGGGTCCGGGTGAAATCAGCCAAAGAACAAGCGTGGAGTCTTTTTGCCGAAGGATTGCCGGTGCCAGAAGTGGCTGAGCGTGTGAACCGCAAGCCATCCACTGTCATCGGATACTTAGAGGAGTGGATTATCCAAGATCAAAGCCGGGCATGGCGTTGGTATGGGGAGAGTCTGGTTCCTCCCCAGGTCCAACAACAAGTCGAAGAGTGTTTGACCCGTGATCCGAACCAGACGTTAAAGAGTTTATTTGTCGCTTTAAAAGGAAAATATCCTTATGACCAGCTGCGCATTGCCCGGGCGCTGATACAGCGGTCACGGAGCGCGCCCGACATGCGCCGCTAA
- a CDS encoding peptidoglycan-binding protein, whose protein sequence is MHYRFLAGALMTGATAALGMMVSGSAEAASIPETTQMLAQQHPAMNQVLQQGSVGHWVATLQADLYLLGYHSVGTDDGIFGPKTLAALKAFQENNGFAPTGVTSPPVWQDILAGFNLTPRYTGPMTFSVNVPPINAQEHPALYQRLAIGSQGHWVATLQADLKLLGYTQVGPTDGIFGPKTQAAVEAFQRAQGLTPSGVTTYDTWKQILIGLGILAPNSELTPANTAQNSVSNTTSSTTTTQSANVSAASQVSSSSSSTPSTIDGRPVIAVYHMRATAYGPSLKDNYPYGPVDAFGQPLEPGMIAVDPSLIPLKSYVYVTGYTDPNLPAGGFLGRAMDTGGAIVGHRIDIFMDANSQTVSNFGIEPVTVYVLGK, encoded by the coding sequence ATGCATTATCGTTTTCTTGCCGGAGCCCTAATGACTGGGGCGACTGCAGCACTCGGCATGATGGTTTCTGGATCGGCTGAAGCGGCCTCGATTCCCGAAACCACACAAATGTTAGCGCAGCAACATCCTGCCATGAATCAAGTGCTCCAACAAGGTAGCGTGGGACACTGGGTCGCCACACTACAAGCCGATCTCTATTTATTGGGCTATCACAGTGTCGGCACGGATGACGGAATCTTTGGACCCAAAACATTGGCAGCGCTCAAGGCCTTCCAAGAAAATAACGGGTTTGCTCCGACGGGGGTGACGAGCCCACCTGTTTGGCAAGATATTTTAGCCGGATTTAACTTGACTCCGCGTTACACCGGCCCTATGACATTCTCCGTTAACGTGCCTCCCATTAATGCGCAAGAACACCCGGCACTTTATCAGAGACTTGCCATCGGATCCCAAGGACATTGGGTTGCGACTTTACAAGCTGATCTCAAGTTATTGGGCTACACTCAAGTGGGACCGACAGACGGAATTTTTGGGCCTAAAACGCAAGCGGCGGTGGAAGCTTTTCAGCGTGCGCAAGGGCTGACTCCTTCGGGTGTAACCACATACGATACCTGGAAACAGATTTTGATTGGGCTCGGCATTTTAGCCCCCAATAGTGAGCTGACGCCCGCAAATACGGCACAAAACAGTGTCAGCAATACGACCTCCAGTACGACTACCACCCAATCGGCTAACGTGTCAGCGGCGTCGCAAGTGTCCTCGTCGTCTTCATCTACGCCCAGTACGATTGATGGCCGCCCCGTGATTGCGGTCTATCATATGCGCGCAACGGCATATGGTCCGAGTCTTAAAGACAACTATCCCTACGGACCGGTCGATGCATTTGGCCAACCTTTGGAACCTGGAATGATTGCCGTGGATCCATCACTCATTCCACTAAAATCGTACGTTTACGTGACCGGATACACCGATCCCAATTTGCCGGCCGGCGGATTTTTAGGCCGCGCAATGGATACAGGTGGAGCGATAGTGGGACACCGTATTGACATTTTCATGGATGCCAATTCGCAGACCGTCTCTAATTTTGGCATCGAGCCCGTTACCGTCTATGTTCTAGGCAAATAA
- a CDS encoding tetraprenyl-beta-curcumene synthase family protein has protein sequence MSGKFLDFIRSWQWGTEYFRVVRPRVVHLIGELHQMAQDIPDPVLREQALSSLQTKQFHCEGGGVFGGPSRDPHGYLLEFLVPYQSLCDYLDTVTDRGPSQDPDNLRELHQGLIDAITPLAPVRDYYRNHPHGEDGGYLASLVHRSQAALRHFPGYPAVQPAITRLVELYVDLQVYKHGPVPTRLDRLTTWFQKEADPENGLFWWEFAAATGSTLGIFALLTLALEKDPDDKQIETLFRLYFPWIGALHILLDYLIDQEEDREGGDLNFVTYYHSPEQATQRLQWIYHHIVREARNFPDAAFHRYVARGLLGFYLSDRKVHHELNRPACQLLATGGSVSIGVWLAAHVGRAP, from the coding sequence ATGTCAGGAAAATTTCTAGACTTCATCAGGTCATGGCAATGGGGAACCGAATATTTTCGTGTTGTGCGTCCCCGTGTCGTGCATTTAATCGGTGAGTTACACCAAATGGCGCAAGACATCCCCGATCCCGTCTTGCGTGAACAAGCTTTGAGTTCGCTGCAAACCAAACAATTTCACTGTGAAGGCGGAGGTGTATTTGGAGGACCATCTCGGGATCCTCACGGGTATCTCTTAGAATTTCTGGTCCCTTATCAAAGTTTATGCGACTACTTGGATACTGTCACCGATAGAGGCCCCTCACAAGATCCGGACAATTTGCGGGAACTGCACCAAGGCTTGATCGATGCCATTACGCCCTTAGCCCCCGTCCGGGACTATTACCGGAATCATCCCCATGGTGAAGATGGCGGTTACTTGGCATCTTTGGTGCACCGTTCTCAAGCCGCCTTACGCCATTTCCCCGGTTATCCCGCGGTTCAACCCGCGATCACGCGCTTGGTCGAACTCTATGTGGACTTACAAGTATATAAACATGGCCCTGTGCCCACACGTCTTGATCGTCTCACCACATGGTTTCAAAAGGAGGCGGATCCCGAAAATGGCTTATTTTGGTGGGAATTTGCTGCCGCCACAGGGTCTACCCTCGGCATTTTTGCTTTACTCACCTTAGCATTAGAAAAAGATCCTGACGATAAACAAATCGAAACCTTGTTTCGTCTCTATTTTCCCTGGATTGGTGCATTACATATTTTACTCGATTATCTCATTGACCAAGAAGAGGACCGTGAAGGCGGTGATTTGAATTTTGTCACTTACTATCACAGTCCAGAGCAGGCAACCCAGCGGCTTCAATGGATTTACCATCATATTGTGCGCGAGGCCCGCAACTTTCCTGACGCTGCTTTTCACCGTTATGTTGCCCGTGGGCTACTCGGATTCTATCTATCCGACCGTAAAGTCCACCATGAACTCAACCGCCCAGCATGTCAATTGCTGGCAACCGGGGGCAGTGTGAGCATCGGAGTCTGGTTAGCGGCGCATGTCGGGCGCGCTCCGTGA